Genomic segment of Candidatus Flexicrinis affinis:
AACGGCGATCTCCCGTTAGCGGAGCAGATCAGACGCGCTGCCGCGGTGGCAGGCAAGCGGGTGCAAGACTTAGGCGCGAAGACCGCAGCGATCTACGGTCTGCCTGATCCGATTGACATGACCGCAGCTGCCGTTGCCGAAGGTGTGATGCTCGGGCTATACACGTTTGACGGCCTTAAGTCGAAGTCGGCTGACTCGAACAAGCTCGAACAAGCCATGATCGTTTGCTCCGAGGACGTGGTACAGCGGGCTGAGGCGGGTGTGCGTACCGGCACAGCACTGGCTCGCGCGGCGTCCCTCGCTCGGGATCTGGCGAATCTCCCGCCCAACGTGTGTACACCCGCGTATCTCGCCGAGACGGCGGTTCGGATCGCTGGAGAGCGCGGCTTGCAGATCGAGGTGCTGGAACGGGGTCAGATGCAGGCACTGCAAATGGGCGCGATTCTGGCTGTAGCACAAGCCGCCCACAATCCGCCGCGGTTCATCGTACTGCAGCACAATGCCCATCGTTCCGCCGACCTGGACACACTTGTGCTGATCGGCAAAGGCGTGACGTTCGACACCGGCGGCTACTCGCTGAAGACGCGCGACGGCATGATCGGTATGAAAGGCGACATGTCTGGCGCAGCGGCGGTCCTCGGTGCGATGCAGGCCGTTGCGGAGTTGGCCGTCGACAAGCACGTTGTCGGCATCATCCCCGCGTCGGAGAATCTAGTGGACTCTGCTGCGTATCGCCCGCAGGACGTCATCACGGCGTCGAATGGCAAAACGATCGAGATCATCAGCACTGACGCCGAAGGGCGCCTGCTTCTGGCCGACGCGCTGGTGTATGGCAAACGGTTCGCGCCCGATGCGGTGGTCGACATCGCCACGCTGACCGGTTCGGCGGCGTCCGCTCTTGGGGGTGTGTATTCGGCGGTCTTTACGTCGGATGCAGAGCTGCGCCGCGCGCTCGAGCGCGCGGGCAATTCGGTATACGAGCGCGTATGGCCGATGCCGATGGCGCCCGAATACCGCAAACAGATCGACAGCGACACGGCGGACATGCGCAACAGCTCGACGGTCGCGAAGGCCGGTGCAAGCGTGGCCGCTATGTTCCTTGCCGAGTTCGTCGATTATCCGGTATGGGCGCACGTGGACATGGCAGGCACATTTGCCGATTCGGGAGCGAGCGCGTATATCCCGGCAAAGGGCATGTCGGGTTATGGGGCGCGCCTGCTGACCCAATTTGTCATCGAATGGACGACACGTAAGGGAGCGTAGACGTGGCTACATTTCTCGGAATCGATATCGGCGGCTCTGGGATCAAAGGGGCAGTCGTCAACGCGGCCGACGGAGAACTGGTGTCCGAACGACTGCGCGTCGATACGCCTCAACCTTCGACGCCAACCGCGGTCGCTCAGGCGGTGAAGACGCTGGTCGAGATGGCGGCGTACTCGGGGCCGATCGGCTGTACGTATCCCGGGATTGTCAAAAACGGCGTCATGCTTTCTGCCGCGAACGTAGATGCCGCTTGGATCGGGTGTGACGGACAGACCTTGTTCAAAGATGTCGTGCAAATGCCGTTTGTCGTGCTCAACGATGCCGATGCGGCAGGCGAGGCAGAGATGGTCTTTGGCGCCGGAAAGGGCAAGATGGGGGTAGTCATCATGCTCACGTTCGGCACAGGAATCGGAAGCGCGCTTTTTCTCGACGGCAAGCTCGTGCCCAATACAGAGTTCGGCCACCTGCACATGGGGAACAAGATCGCCGAGGCGCGCGCGTCGGCGCGGGTCAAGGAAGAGAAAGAGATGTCGTGGTCGAAGTGGGGTCGGCGTGTGCACGACTATCTCACTCATCTAGAGCGGATCTTCACGCCGGATATGTTCATCATTGGTGGCGGCATCAGCAAGCGCTTCGACCGGTTTGTCGAATACATCAACATCAACGCGGAGATCGCGCCGGCACATTTCTACAACGACGCGGGGATCGTCGGTGCCGCGATGGCTGCCGCTGCCATTTTCCCAGCCCCGTCTGCCGGAAAGAAACAGCCCGAGTCAAAGGGCAAGTCAAGTTAGAGGGACGAAGCTTCCCCAACGCCGGTTCGTATAGACCAACGGGACTTCGTCGAAAACGGAGGCAGCCACGATCTCGCCGACAAAGATCGTATGATCTCCAGCTACAACCGTTTGCGCTGTGCGGCAGTCGATCCACGCCAGTGCGCCGTCGAGCAGCGGCGATCCCGTTTCGAGCGTAGAGTACTCGACGCCTTCGAAGCGGTCGACGATGTCCGGAATCATGCCAGCAAAACGCCGAGCGACTTCCTGCTGACTTGACGACAGGATGTTGACGGCGAAGTGGCCCGCAGCCATCAGCACGGGGAGTGAGGCCGCCCGGTGACTGATGCACACGAGGATGAGCGATGCGTCGAGACTGACGCTCGAAAACGAGCTGACCGTCAATCCATGAGGCCGGCCATCATGTGTCGTCGTAACGACCGTGACCCCGGATGCCCATTTCGCAAGCGTATTCCGGAACAGTTCCGCGTCAATTCCCATGAAGCCCTCGTACCCTTGTCGGCTATGGCCCTGCGGCAGCAATCCGTCGACTATACCCGACAGCGAATCGTGATACCAGTTCGCTAAAGCGGCCAACGGTGCCTAACAGCCCGGCTTGTGGCAGAATTGGTGGCGCCGCGTGAGTTTGTGCGTATTCGCCGCCACATCCGTGTAAAATCTGTCGACCACGATACCGCATATCGAGACTCGTCCATGACCGTACGCCCAACGTATTCGATCGTTGCCCCCGTCTACAACGAAGAGGGGAATGTCCCGCGCCTCGTGTCTGAAGTGACCCGCGTCATGGACTCGACGGACGAGCCATGGGAGCTGATTCTCGTCAATGACGGAAGCCGCGACAAGTCGCTCGATGAGATGCGTGCCGAGGCTGCGAAGAACCCCCGCGTGAAGATCGTCAACTTTGCGCGCAACTTCGGTCATCAGGTGGCAGTGACCGCCGGCATCGACTTCGCGTCCGGCCGGGCGGTGGTCTTGATCGATGCCGATCTGCAGGACCCGCCCGAGGTTATCCTCGAGCTGATCGATCGCTGGAAGGCGGGCTACGAAGTGGTGTATGCGGTTCGTTCGGAACGTAAAGGCGAATCGTGGTTCAAACGCGCAACGGCCAAGATGTTTTACCGCGTGATCTACCGCATTACCGACGTCCACATTCCGCTAGATACCGGCGATTTCCGGCTGATGGACGAGCGCGTCGCCCACGTGCTGCGGACGATGCGCGAGCACAACCGCTTCATTCGCGGCATGACGAGCTGGGTCGGGTTTCGTCAGACCGGCGTGCAATATGTGCGCGAGGCGCGTACGATCGGCGAGACCAAGTATCCGCTGCGCAAGATGATGCGATTTGCTTGGGATGCCGTGACGGGATTCTCGTTCTTCCCGCTTCAGGTGATGATCTACGTGTCGCTCGCGTTGGGCCTGCTGGCCGTGTTGGCGATACCGGTTATCGCACTGCTGCGCATCCGGTTCGGACCAGAATTCTTCGGCGGCCAAGCGACGACAATCGTGGTGCTTTTGCTGCTCGGCAGCTTTCAGCTTTTCTTCCTGTTCGTGCTCGGGCAGTATGTCGCACGTATCTATGACGAAACGCGCGGACGACCGCTGTATGTGGTAGCATCAACAGAGAATGTCGAGCCAGACAAGGACTCAGGGGGAGATCAACCATGAGCGACCTCCCGGACGATCTGAAGCGCGATATAGACCGCTATCAGCAGCTGGTGCAGACGTATGAGGCGCTAGATGCCGAGATTGACGACCTGCTGGCATCCTATGGCGGCGCCGTAGATCAGATGAACGACAGCGACAAAGCGCGCTACCGTGGGCTGTTCCGTCGGCGCGACGAAACACTGAACGAAATGCGCGTCATGGAACTGGATCTCATCGACTCAGAAGACAATCCGTGATCGACCCCGACGAGCGTGTCCTTGTTTGCGTTATCAACCGCAAGCGTGATTTTGTGCGCCTGCGTGACGAGCAGTGGTACCGCATTCCGGTCGGGCGCTTTCCTGAAGGCATCGATGCAACGTATCTCGCGTTTTTCTTCAGCCGGGCTTTCGGCGCGCTGAACGGCGCGGTGCATTGCTACGCAAGGGTGACAGGCATTGAGCTGAGCTACCGCAGTTGGGTGCTGCCGGACGAGCCCGACCATCCGCGCGCACAGGCTGTATACTATCGCGTCGCGCTCGGCCCAATTACCCGTAAGCATCCACCCGTTTCCAACCCGACTAAGCATCGCATCTCGTTCATCCGAACGCGCTGGGATTCATTTCAGTCGGCGCGAACCGTTGATGATCTGTACGTGCGCTAGAGTAAGCGACGTCAATCGAAGGTCGTCCGCGGACAGACTATAATTGTGAAGGTCACTGCTGCAGACAGGCACCACCTGAAAGGACAACTATGGCCGAAAGCGACAGCGGAATCATGGTCACTTTGGCAGTTATCGGCGGTACTGGCAAAGAGGGCAGCGGGCTGGCGATGCGCTGGGCGCTCAACGGCTATCGTGTGCTGATCGGCTCGCGCGATGCACAACGGGCGGTGGCGCGCTGCGGTGAGCTGAATAACGAACTGGGCGGGGATTATCTTACTGGTATGGCGAACCCGGATGCCGCGGCCGCTGCAGACTTCGTCGTGGTTTCCGTGCCGTTTGACGCACAGCCTGAGATCGTCGAGTCAATCAAGGCGCATACTGCCGGCAAGATCGTCGTTGACTTGACCGTGCCGTTAAAGCCGCCGCATGTTCGCACTGTGTTCGTGCCGCAAGGCGATGCCGCCGCGCTCAATACGCAGCGTATTCTCGGCCCGGATGCGCGCGTCGTAGGCGCGTTCCACAACGTAAGCGCGGGCAAGCTCAAGGATCCGAATACGGACGTCGACTGCGATGTGTTGGTGTGCTCTGACGATGACGATGCCAAACGAGACGTAATTCGGTTGGTCGAAGCGGCTGGAATGCGCGGCATCGACGCTGGCCCGCTGGCCAATGTTGTCGCGGCCGAAGCATTGACCCCGGTGCTCCTGCACATCAACAAAGTGTATGGCGTCAAGGGGACAGGGATTCGAATCACAGGACTTCCCTCGTGAGCGATCGGCGCGTAACGCTGTGGTCGGTACCGGGGATTCCGCTGATTCACGCGGGTGACGACCTCGCGGACATGATCATCGAAGCAATACATCGGGCCGGGGAACGTTTGATCACCAACGACGTGCTTGTGATTTCGTCCAAGATTGTCTCCAAAAGCGAAGGCCGCATGGTCGACCTGCGGACGGTC
This window contains:
- a CDS encoding glycosyltransferase family 2 protein — encoded protein: MTVRPTYSIVAPVYNEEGNVPRLVSEVTRVMDSTDEPWELILVNDGSRDKSLDEMRAEAAKNPRVKIVNFARNFGHQVAVTAGIDFASGRAVVLIDADLQDPPEVILELIDRWKAGYEVVYAVRSERKGESWFKRATAKMFYRVIYRITDVHIPLDTGDFRLMDERVAHVLRTMREHNRFIRGMTSWVGFRQTGVQYVREARTIGETKYPLRKMMRFAWDAVTGFSFFPLQVMIYVSLALGLLAVLAIPVIALLRIRFGPEFFGGQATTIVVLLLLGSFQLFFLFVLGQYVARIYDETRGRPLYVVASTENVEPDKDSGGDQP
- a CDS encoding ROK family protein, coding for MATFLGIDIGGSGIKGAVVNAADGELVSERLRVDTPQPSTPTAVAQAVKTLVEMAAYSGPIGCTYPGIVKNGVMLSAANVDAAWIGCDGQTLFKDVVQMPFVVLNDADAAGEAEMVFGAGKGKMGVVIMLTFGTGIGSALFLDGKLVPNTEFGHLHMGNKIAEARASARVKEEKEMSWSKWGRRVHDYLTHLERIFTPDMFIIGGGISKRFDRFVEYININAEIAPAHFYNDAGIVGAAMAAAAIFPAPSAGKKQPESKGKSS
- the npdG gene encoding NADPH-dependent F420 reductase, whose product is MAESDSGIMVTLAVIGGTGKEGSGLAMRWALNGYRVLIGSRDAQRAVARCGELNNELGGDYLTGMANPDAAAAADFVVVSVPFDAQPEIVESIKAHTAGKIVVDLTVPLKPPHVRTVFVPQGDAAALNTQRILGPDARVVGAFHNVSAGKLKDPNTDVDCDVLVCSDDDDAKRDVIRLVEAAGMRGIDAGPLANVVAAEALTPVLLHINKVYGVKGTGIRITGLPS
- a CDS encoding flavin reductase family protein, encoding MGIDAELFRNTLAKWASGVTVVTTTHDGRPHGLTVSSFSSVSLDASLILVCISHRAASLPVLMAAGHFAVNILSSSQQEVARRFAGMIPDIVDRFEGVEYSTLETGSPLLDGALAWIDCRTAQTVVAGDHTIFVGEIVAASVFDEVPLVYTNRRWGSFVPLT
- a CDS encoding leucyl aminopeptidase, giving the protein MVDITIRAESPEAMETDALVVLVPSGAQAAASFGASAIDAALGGLIDRLLNAGDFSGKAEQTVVLYPPESIAFKRVVLVGLGNGDLPLAEQIRRAAAVAGKRVQDLGAKTAAIYGLPDPIDMTAAAVAEGVMLGLYTFDGLKSKSADSNKLEQAMIVCSEDVVQRAEAGVRTGTALARAASLARDLANLPPNVCTPAYLAETAVRIAGERGLQIEVLERGQMQALQMGAILAVAQAAHNPPRFIVLQHNAHRSADLDTLVLIGKGVTFDTGGYSLKTRDGMIGMKGDMSGAAAVLGAMQAVAELAVDKHVVGIIPASENLVDSAAYRPQDVITASNGKTIEIISTDAEGRLLLADALVYGKRFAPDAVVDIATLTGSAASALGGVYSAVFTSDAELRRALERAGNSVYERVWPMPMAPEYRKQIDSDTADMRNSSTVAKAGASVAAMFLAEFVDYPVWAHVDMAGTFADSGASAYIPAKGMSGYGARLLTQFVIEWTTRKGA